In Clostridium swellfunianum, a genomic segment contains:
- a CDS encoding ABC transporter ATP-binding protein, with protein sequence MNLLRTNRLAKTYGFKETEVKALKPTDISIEKGEFTAIVGPSGSGKSTLLHLLAGLDRPSSGQVFINDTDIYSMGERDLSRFRRRNIGFIFQFFNLIPILSVEENIKLPLLMDGIKVDEAYINEIMGTLDIKNRKAHLPGEISGGQQQRTSIARALANKPSIIFADEPTGNLDSKNSNEVLDLLTMSIKKYNQTLVMITHDPNIAARADRVITIADGIIVDDKRVV encoded by the coding sequence ATGAATTTATTAAGAACTAACCGTTTGGCAAAGACTTATGGTTTTAAGGAAACGGAGGTTAAGGCTCTTAAGCCTACAGATATTTCAATTGAAAAAGGGGAGTTTACAGCAATAGTTGGTCCTAGCGGCTCTGGGAAAAGTACATTGCTTCATCTTTTGGCAGGACTTGATAGGCCATCTTCCGGACAAGTCTTTATAAACGATACGGACATTTACTCTATGGGGGAAAGAGATCTATCAAGATTTAGAAGAAGGAATATAGGCTTTATATTTCAGTTTTTTAATTTGATTCCTATATTATCAGTTGAAGAAAATATTAAACTGCCTCTTTTAATGGACGGCATAAAAGTAGACGAGGCTTACATAAATGAAATTATGGGAACCCTAGATATTAAAAATAGAAAAGCCCATTTGCCTGGGGAGATATCCGGGGGACAGCAGCAAAGGACTTCCATTGCAAGAGCCCTTGCCAATAAACCCTCAATAATATTTGCAGATGAACCTACAGGAAACTTAGACAGCAAAAACAGCAATGAGGTTTTAGACCTTCTTACCATGTCCATAAAAAAATATAATCAAACGTTAGTTATGATAACTCATGATCCAAATATTGCAGCTCGTGCTGATAGGGTCATAACTATAGCAGATGGAATCATTGTGGACGATAAGAGGGTGGTATGA
- a CDS encoding DMT family transporter, with product MKQNYKKYVAIGQAILAAALFGMSAPFSKLMLKEIPPLFLSSLLYLGAGLGMLAIDILRRLVDVERHEAKLEKQELTYVVLMVLLDIAAPIFLLLGLTRTTSSTAALLSNFEIVATSLIAFVAFKEAIGKRLWISIALITISSIILSVEDFGNFSFSLGAILVLMACISWGLENNCTRKLSLKDPLQVVIIKGFGSGIGALIIAVFAREVLWNITYILLALLLGFFAYGLSIFFYVTAQRELGAARTSTYYAVAPFIGVGISFIALSEPVTVSFVLAAIVMIIGTYFVVVEKHSHNHVHKYMEHEHRHNHSDGHHNHKHPYAAKGEHSHPHAHEELVHTHEHTPDIHHSHEH from the coding sequence ATGAAACAAAATTATAAAAAGTATGTTGCTATTGGGCAGGCAATACTGGCAGCAGCATTATTTGGTATGAGTGCACCTTTTTCAAAGCTGATGCTAAAAGAAATACCACCCTTATTTTTATCATCACTTTTATATCTTGGTGCAGGGCTTGGGATGCTTGCAATAGATATTTTAAGGAGATTGGTTGATGTAGAACGACATGAAGCAAAGCTGGAAAAACAAGAACTTACCTATGTTGTTTTAATGGTGCTGCTTGATATAGCTGCTCCTATATTCTTGCTGCTTGGATTAACTAGGACCACTTCCTCTACTGCAGCTTTATTAAGTAACTTTGAAATTGTTGCAACTTCTCTAATAGCTTTTGTAGCATTTAAAGAAGCTATAGGAAAGCGTTTGTGGATTTCTATAGCGCTTATAACTATATCAAGCATAATATTATCTGTTGAGGACTTCGGGAATTTTTCATTTTCACTTGGAGCTATACTCGTTCTTATGGCATGTATATCCTGGGGTCTTGAAAACAACTGTACAAGAAAGCTTTCGCTTAAGGATCCGCTGCAGGTTGTTATCATAAAAGGTTTTGGTTCTGGAATAGGAGCACTAATTATTGCAGTTTTTGCAAGGGAAGTATTATGGAATATCACATATATTCTACTTGCTTTATTACTCGGTTTCTTTGCATATGGACTTAGTATATTCTTTTATGTAACAGCCCAAAGAGAATTAGGAGCTGCAAGGACCAGCACTTACTATGCAGTTGCACCTTTTATAGGTGTAGGAATATCATTTATTGCTCTCTCTGAACCTGTTACTGTATCTTTTGTGCTAGCAGCTATTGTCATGATAATTGGTACTTATTTTGTAGTAGTAGAAAAGCACTCGCACAACCACGTTCATAAATATATGGAACATGAGCATAGGCATAATCACTCAGACGGACATCATAATCATAAACATCCTTATGCAGCTAAAGGGGAGCATTCCCACCCTCACGCACATGAAGAATTGGTTCATACACATGAGCATACTCCGGATATACATCATTCTCATGAACATTAA
- a CDS encoding M20/M25/M40 family metallo-hydrolase, giving the protein MQHLVLEEIKKNIEDIFYSYVKVKSDTNTMLERDIEPFLMDFFSSIDYFKNHPEHYGTYKIENDALDRSVCWGLVKGNGDDTVVLIHHNDVVPIEDFGTLKPFAYSPSELEEELMKIKDALLPDAKADLESGDFIFGRGAADMKAGGSIQLALLKRYAQFTSLQGNILLISVPDEENLSAGMMSAVSLLKGLKEKYSLNYLMMINSEPHERMNKDIGVLSEGSVGKMLPFFYVKGFLTHVGKIFQGINPVSILSEIVNKTELNLELSDFIGDEASPPPTWLYFKERKFQYDVSLPPSAAGCLSILTLNREPASMLESLREISLQAFSELIESMNAKYKIFREKMNKPFEPLPWQAKVVTFKELYDEAYEAYGDTFKQRYYEVLIDIENKIQAGELSMIESNFYLVEAVYEYINDLSPRVVIGLAPPYYPNVANMYLDNISEKAKNLSKEIMDYTLNNFNQQYSREYFFTGISDLSYTSVKNSKVIHQTLEGSMPLFGTLYNIPIEDIEAMSMPCINIGPWGKEYHKLTERVYKEDLFHRTPEILHYAISRLLEWDK; this is encoded by the coding sequence ATGCAGCATTTAGTTTTAGAAGAAATCAAGAAAAACATTGAAGACATTTTTTATTCATATGTTAAAGTTAAAAGCGATACAAATACTATGCTTGAACGAGATATAGAGCCTTTTCTAATGGATTTTTTCAGCAGTATTGACTATTTTAAAAATCATCCAGAGCATTATGGTACTTATAAAATTGAAAATGATGCCCTTGACCGTTCTGTATGCTGGGGTTTAGTGAAAGGAAATGGTGACGACACTGTAGTTTTAATTCATCATAACGATGTTGTCCCGATTGAAGACTTTGGAACACTAAAACCTTTTGCTTACTCTCCTTCTGAACTTGAAGAGGAGCTAATGAAAATAAAGGATGCACTTCTGCCAGATGCAAAAGCTGATCTAGAGAGCGGAGATTTTATCTTTGGCAGAGGAGCTGCTGATATGAAAGCCGGTGGGTCCATACAGCTTGCTCTTTTAAAAAGATATGCCCAGTTTACCAGCCTTCAAGGCAATATTTTACTAATTTCTGTGCCAGATGAAGAAAATCTCTCAGCAGGAATGATGAGTGCCGTTTCATTGCTTAAAGGCCTAAAGGAAAAATATAGCCTTAATTATTTAATGATGATTAATTCAGAACCTCACGAGAGGATGAACAAAGATATTGGAGTGCTTTCAGAGGGTTCTGTTGGAAAGATGCTTCCCTTTTTCTACGTAAAGGGCTTTTTAACACACGTTGGAAAGATATTTCAAGGAATCAACCCTGTAAGTATACTTTCAGAAATAGTGAACAAGACAGAGCTAAACTTAGAGCTTTCAGACTTTATTGGAGACGAAGCATCACCTCCACCAACCTGGCTTTATTTTAAGGAAAGAAAATTTCAGTACGATGTTTCTCTGCCGCCTAGTGCAGCAGGCTGCCTAAGCATTCTTACCCTAAACAGAGAGCCTGCTTCAATGCTTGAGTCTCTTCGTGAAATTAGCTTGCAGGCTTTTTCAGAGCTTATAGAAAGCATGAATGCGAAATATAAAATCTTCAGAGAAAAGATGAACAAACCCTTTGAGCCTCTTCCTTGGCAGGCTAAGGTTGTAACCTTCAAGGAGCTTTACGATGAAGCTTATGAAGCCTATGGTGATACCTTTAAGCAAAGATACTACGAAGTTTTAATAGATATAGAAAACAAGATTCAAGCTGGAGAACTTTCTATGATTGAGAGCAATTTCTACCTTGTAGAAGCTGTTTATGAATATATCAATGATTTATCTCCAAGAGTTGTTATAGGTCTTGCTCCACCCTATTATCCTAATGTTGCAAACATGTATCTTGATAATATAAGCGAGAAAGCAAAAAACTTATCAAAAGAAATTATGGACTACACCTTAAACAACTTTAACCAGCAGTACTCAAGAGAATATTTTTTCACAGGTATTTCTGACTTAAGCTATACCTCAGTTAAAAACTCAAAGGTTATACATCAAACTCTAGAAGGAAGCATGCCTCTCTTTGGAACTCTTTACAACATTCCTATTGAGGACATAGAAGCTATGTCCATGCCCTGCATAAATATAGGTCCTTGGGGCAAGGAGTATCATAAGCTTACAGAAAGAGTTTACAAGGAGGACTTGTTCCATAGAACTCCCGAGATTCTTCACTATGCTATTTCCAGATTGTTGGAGTGGGATAAGTAA
- a CDS encoding ABC transporter permease — translation MMRSFWGIIPRYIIKNKKRIAFMGIGILLSVALIVSLSIIQESVTKTAYERMLEDSGGLYDISFFTRDYKTFKELEKDPLVEKISIAASIGTHKIPDSKVTVDIKAYDENITELLNFKLIDGRYPSKGNEIALEQWVLDGFSEKYKIGDTIKLSHSIEYRTLDGKQLPEEAESDFVLVGTFQHTANQLGSKNTAKAYITKEFLQDNLKNQNLEYSGYIMVKPKISVADASIQLALTSSYSKIFFSENITKTSTLQSLKSLSLIFKVLFIVIGVVASIIIFNVFNISISERTKEFGMLRAIGASPLRIKAIVLGEGITLGVIFIPLGIVLGSLAVKAVIMISSGYGDLSGFLDIPRGGAAAALAVGFLSIIMGVYFPAVKASRISPMEAISSNNNLNLKGRKIKSSLEGKGKLRKSFKFPANMAYLNINRNKKKFITTVISLSITIIMLSCANYLIGSADPIASFKKSFPGDFVLLSSGSSKDYGLTEKDIDKLSSIKGVEKISTERRLFSSVDVPGESITSKGMKYVEANSSKNPYLKELFDQKQYFFETTTLGYNAEELEKLKSGLIEGNIDVKKMKEKQLVIVAQNLNYKEYTNLKVGDKITINYPVYDEKGNSVRDSKEVFEVGAVVKEDAVKQLDATTSVMFIVSEEAIKNYLKLENYQQAAITLSKTANNEQVEKEIRDTMKLSRDLTIKSFKEELKAVKENNMKQSMILYSFIFIIAVVSIVNLVNIMYMNVMLRNKEIGMMRALGFGSDEVKTMIKYEGIFYGIAASLSGLILGVLLTYVIYIKGRGSFQTGMTWSFPALEAAIIFIATILITLIASILPSRKLFTSSIIEAIRGVE, via the coding sequence ATGATGAGAAGCTTTTGGGGGATAATTCCACGATATATTATAAAAAACAAAAAGCGCATAGCCTTCATGGGAATAGGTATTTTGCTTTCTGTAGCATTAATAGTCTCTTTAAGTATAATACAGGAATCTGTGACAAAAACAGCTTATGAAAGGATGCTTGAGGATTCCGGCGGTTTATATGACATTTCCTTTTTTACAAGAGATTATAAGACCTTTAAAGAGCTAGAAAAGGATCCATTGGTGGAGAAAATATCAATAGCTGCATCAATAGGTACTCATAAAATTCCTGATTCTAAGGTTACCGTAGATATTAAGGCCTATGATGAAAACATTACAGAGCTTTTAAACTTTAAATTAATTGATGGAAGGTATCCAAGCAAAGGCAATGAAATTGCCCTAGAGCAGTGGGTATTGGATGGATTTTCAGAGAAATATAAAATTGGCGATACAATTAAGCTTTCGCACAGCATAGAATACAGAACACTAGATGGAAAACAGCTTCCAGAAGAAGCAGAAAGCGATTTTGTATTAGTTGGAACCTTTCAGCATACAGCTAATCAGCTGGGAAGTAAAAATACAGCAAAAGCTTATATAACTAAAGAGTTTCTTCAAGACAATTTAAAGAACCAAAATCTTGAGTATAGCGGCTATATAATGGTGAAGCCTAAAATTTCTGTGGCAGATGCTTCCATACAGCTTGCACTAACCAGCAGTTATTCTAAGATATTCTTTAGTGAAAACATTACTAAAACCTCTACCCTGCAGTCTTTAAAAAGCCTCAGCCTGATTTTTAAGGTTTTGTTTATTGTTATTGGGGTTGTAGCTAGTATTATTATTTTTAATGTCTTCAATATATCCATATCAGAAAGAACGAAAGAATTTGGAATGCTGAGGGCTATTGGAGCTTCACCTCTTAGGATTAAAGCAATTGTGTTAGGTGAAGGCATAACTCTTGGGGTAATTTTTATTCCATTAGGAATAGTTTTAGGCAGCTTGGCAGTTAAAGCTGTTATAATGATTTCTTCAGGCTACGGAGACTTAAGTGGATTTCTAGATATACCTAGAGGAGGTGCAGCTGCTGCCCTTGCAGTTGGGTTTTTATCAATCATTATGGGAGTGTACTTTCCAGCAGTAAAGGCATCAAGAATATCTCCTATGGAAGCAATAAGCTCTAATAATAATCTGAATTTAAAAGGAAGAAAAATTAAAAGCTCCCTTGAAGGCAAGGGAAAGCTTAGAAAAAGCTTTAAATTTCCAGCTAACATGGCTTACTTAAATATAAATCGAAATAAGAAAAAATTTATAACTACAGTAATTTCCTTATCTATAACTATAATTATGCTAAGCTGTGCAAACTACTTGATTGGCTCTGCAGACCCAATAGCAAGCTTTAAAAAGAGCTTCCCAGGGGACTTTGTTTTACTTTCCTCTGGCAGTTCAAAGGATTATGGGCTAACTGAAAAAGATATAGACAAGCTTTCCAGCATTAAAGGGGTAGAAAAAATTTCAACAGAAAGAAGGTTGTTTTCAAGCGTAGATGTTCCTGGAGAAAGCATTACTAGTAAAGGCATGAAGTATGTGGAGGCAAATAGCAGTAAAAATCCATATTTGAAGGAGCTATTTGATCAAAAGCAATACTTTTTTGAGACAACCACCCTTGGGTATAATGCTGAAGAACTCGAGAAATTAAAGTCAGGCTTAATAGAAGGAAACATTGATGTTAAGAAAATGAAAGAAAAGCAGCTGGTGATAGTGGCTCAGAATCTTAATTATAAGGAATATACAAACCTGAAAGTAGGGGACAAGATTACAATAAACTACCCAGTTTATGATGAAAAGGGAAATTCCGTTAGAGACTCAAAGGAAGTATTCGAAGTAGGGGCTGTAGTTAAAGAGGATGCGGTAAAGCAATTAGATGCTACCACTAGTGTAATGTTTATAGTAAGCGAGGAGGCAATAAAAAACTATCTGAAGCTTGAAAATTATCAGCAGGCTGCTATTACTTTAAGCAAGACTGCTAACAATGAACAAGTAGAAAAAGAAATAAGAGATACCATGAAGCTTTCCAGAGATTTAACTATTAAATCCTTTAAGGAAGAGCTTAAAGCAGTTAAAGAAAATAATATGAAGCAATCCATGATACTTTACAGCTTTATATTTATCATAGCAGTAGTAAGCATAGTTAACCTAGTAAATATAATGTACATGAATGTTATGCTGAGAAATAAAGAAATTGGAATGATGAGAGCCTTAGGCTTTGGAAGCGATGAGGTTAAAACCATGATAAAGTATGAAGGTATATTTTATGGAATTGCAGCCAGCTTATCAGGACTAATACTTGGGGTGCTGCTGACCTATGTAATTTATATTAAGGGAAGAGGCTCCTTCCAGACAGGAATGACTTGGAGTTTCCCCGCTTTAGAAGCAGCAATAATTTTTATCGCAACCATACTTATTACACTCATAGCTTCTATCCTGCCCTCAAGAAAGCTGTTTACATCCAGTATTATCGAAGCAATAAGAGGAGTAGAGTAA
- a CDS encoding ArsR/SmtB family transcription factor, with protein MEERTNIESCNCSAIHEDVVNKVKQCIPEEEILYDLADLFKVLGDSTRIKILCALFQAEMCVCDIAALLGMTQSAISHQLRVLKQARIVRNRKDGKVVYYSLDDDHVKSIFDQGLIHIEEKK; from the coding sequence ATGGAAGAAAGAACAAATATTGAAAGTTGTAATTGTTCTGCCATACACGAGGATGTAGTTAATAAGGTTAAACAATGTATACCGGAAGAAGAAATATTATATGACTTAGCTGACCTATTTAAAGTACTTGGAGATTCCACAAGAATCAAAATATTATGTGCTCTATTTCAAGCTGAAATGTGTGTTTGCGATATAGCGGCACTGCTTGGAATGACTCAATCTGCTATATCTCATCAACTAAGAGTACTTAAGCAGGCTAGAATTGTAAGAAACCGAAAAGATGGCAAGGTGGTTTACTATTCACTAGATGACGATCATGTTAAGAGCATTTTTGATCAAGGCCTAATCCATATAGAAGAGAAAAAATAG
- a CDS encoding SemiSWEET family sugar transporter: MIFDFLQLIGGIILAFGQIPQIVQIIRTKSAKDINLKTYIMMFTGILLMETYAINLVSHGSGGAFLITNTLSLFAAGVMIILILKYGKKK; the protein is encoded by the coding sequence ATGATTTTTGATTTTTTGCAGCTTATAGGCGGCATAATTTTGGCATTTGGCCAAATTCCACAAATAGTCCAGATTATTAGGACTAAATCTGCTAAAGATATAAATTTAAAAACTTATATAATGATGTTTACAGGTATTTTGCTCATGGAAACATATGCTATAAACCTTGTGTCTCACGGTTCGGGAGGAGCATTTCTTATTACAAATACACTTTCCTTATTTGCGGCAGGAGTAATGATTATTCTAATCTTGAAATATGGGAAGAAAAAATAA
- a CDS encoding transcriptional regulator: MFLEENIKAPKRSSLGWAVAVAACVFFKGSEILELTFGGDTEDIIRSLSFTNDEKKYIPTLGGKTWWKDIQTKNGYTIQQNIISNHYRILDSSCRRVGYSFELDYMLQRLKELSE; this comes from the coding sequence ATGTTCCTGGAAGAAAACATTAAGGCACCAAAAAGAAGCAGTTTAGGTTGGGCAGTCGCTGTTGCAGCATGTGTCTTTTTCAAGGGTAGTGAGATATTGGAATTAACCTTTGGCGGCGATACTGAAGATATTATTCGCTCCTTATCTTTTACGAATGATGAGAAGAAATATATTCCAACACTTGGAGGAAAAACCTGGTGGAAGGATATTCAGACTAAAAACGGCTATACAATTCAGCAAAATATAATATCAAATCATTACAGAATTCTGGATAGCAGCTGTAGAAGGGTAGGTTATTCATTCGAATTGGATTACATGCTGCAAAGACTAAAGGAGCTATCGGAATAA
- a CDS encoding NUDIX domain-containing protein — MGAYALILDLEDKIALVKRDNNFFLPGGGVENDETYEECLKRECSEELGYDIEIAKYIGKLSNYTKSIKHNEYLKLVGHFYIGKLLDRNNLKIEEDHELVWVPINEAAEIMQEEFQAHAIRKYIKQYKI, encoded by the coding sequence ATAGGGGCATATGCACTGATTCTAGACTTAGAAGATAAAATTGCTTTGGTAAAAAGAGATAACAATTTTTTTCTGCCTGGTGGTGGAGTTGAAAATGATGAAACCTATGAAGAATGCTTAAAAAGAGAATGCTCAGAGGAACTAGGATACGATATAGAGATAGCTAAATATATTGGGAAGTTATCCAATTATACTAAATCTATAAAACATAATGAGTACCTAAAACTAGTGGGGCATTTTTACATAGGGAAATTGTTAGATAGGAACAATTTGAAAATCGAAGAAGATCATGAACTTGTTTGGGTTCCTATTAATGAAGCTGCAGAAATAATGCAGGAGGAGTTCCAGGCACATGCTATAAGAAAATATATAAAGCAGTATAAGATATGA